DNA sequence from the Leptospira limi genome:
TCATGACAGTCACCAAACGACTACCAAACGGAACTATTTCCACCTCTTCCCAACCAAGCCGAACATACAGATTAACAGCAGTATCCGAAAACAAATATAGTTCAGAAAATCCTTTTTCCTTTGCCAAAAATTCTAACTGCTTACAAAGTAATGCCCCATACCCTTTATGACGCATCTTAGGAATTGTATACACCAAACCTAACCAATGTTTATGAATTTTAAACTTTGGCTGAAGGTCTAAAAGACCTACATGATTATAAATGCCTCCCGTTGCAATTGGAACGGAATCGATTGTCATAACAACTTGTAACTGTGTTTCATCACCCAACACGGAATTTATTTTAGCTAAAGATTTTTCTAAAGGTATTTTCCACTCTTCAAGATACCAGTTAGTTATGACTGAAATTAATTCACTATCATGAGGCGATAGGATTCGGAACTCAACTTGACTCAAAATATTGATTACACTCCTAATAAAGCATCACCGTTTAATCCAATAGACGAATCAATCAATTCAAAAAGGTGCAGAATTCGCCTAGATATAATTTTAATAGCGAAGATGGAATTGCATATAACTATACCCTTCCATTGCCGACTGACCGTGGTTAGCAAATGCTGGATTGATTGGCAAATAACCAATTTCGATTGTTTCCTGGTCCAATCCCAAATAGTAAAAGGTAGCAGCAGATACCAACATAAGACCCATTAAAATCACCATTGGACCAGCTACCAATTTTCTATCCTTTCGGTTTTCAGTTGGTAACGTACCAGCAATCAGTTTTAAATTTCTACCTTTTGATTCTGCATTTTCGATCACTTGATTTTGAGTGTAATACCAAAAAAAGAATTCATTTGGATTGTTTTGGTAAAACGATGTGATTGCAAGCCCATTCGTTAAAGTTATTTGAGAACGTGCTCCCGAATATGCTTGCCTAGATGCATAGTTCAAATATGCATAACTTGCATAAAATAATAACGCACCATATAGGGAGTATGTCGTAAAATCTTTATAGGTGTGATCTAAAAATACATTTTGTTTATTTTTATAATAAACTTCAGACTGACCTTCTCGCATTTGCACATCCAAAGAAGTCTCTTCGTCTTCTTTTGCATCAATAAACCGAAAAGCATCAATATAACCTTCTTTTGATAATCGAAGTCGATTCATTCCTGTTGGGATGGAGATTCGTTGAATCGGTGTTTTTCCCAAATACTGAATCCCTAAGTAAACATCTGATTCTACATTTGAAGTGATTGAAATAAAAGAACTACTCAACTTGATCGAAAGTTTGGCCTCGATTTCGAATTTTTTCCCTTTTTCAAGGATGACTTCAGACTTATAAGGATGAAATCCTTCTTTAAATATAAATAACGATCGCCTTCCGATCGGAAACTTTTTTTCCGCTAGTGGAGTTTTACCTAAATAAATTCCATCCAAATAAACAAGAGCACCCTCTTCTCCATTTGTAGTTAAATTAAATGAAGTTGTCTCTTTTCCTTGTAATTTCTCCTTTATGGATTCACCCAGTGGGCCCATTTCCTGGTATGCTCGAATTACGGAAGTTTGGTGTTCAAAAGGAATTGTTTTTCCTTCATAATCATCGAACAAATAAACTTTCGTACGTAAAGAATTCTCAACCACTTCGTATGATCCAAACAAAAGGTAATCACAACCATATTTGGATGCAGTTCCATATACCTCATCAACTCGCAATGGCTTTTTATCCCACATCTGTTTGATCGTAATCTTTATATACCGAGGATCTTTTTCTGGAGAAACTTGTTTTTTCCCGATTCTTACATCTTCTAAATCTTTTTCGTCGTTAATCTCTTTCTTTTTTCTTTTTGCATTCGGAGATTCTGCATCAATTTTTTCCTGCAAAGTTGAAACAGGATTTTCACCAAAAGAATGATAAATTACATTCTTTCTAGGATATTCTACATAAGTATATTCTAAATTTCTAAGATAGGAAAGCAATACAGAAGGTATCCCTTTCATTAGATATTCCTTTGTAACATCCTCCTTAATTGCAACAAATGGGAAAATACAAAGATTTCTACTTGATTCAAAAGTAACTCCACCTTTGTAAGATTGGCTGGGAAAATTATAATAATCATCAATGGAAAATAAAGGAAGAGTATTCCCAAGTAGTCCCAAAATTAGCAATGCAGCAGAAATTTTATGTTTCATGTTTTTGATTGCGGGACCCCAATGAATAAACCAAAGTTAAAATAGCGATGATGGGAAGCAAAACGGAAAAAGGAGACTTATCGAAATAATCTTTTGAAAATGAGATTTGTTCCCCTAATCCAGGCCCCGTGTCCCCTACCGAAGTTTGGATTCCCAAATAAGAAAATAATGCCGTCGTCATTACAACAGTCGGTAAGCCAGAAAAAAATAAAAACCGAAACATACTCCGAAGTGCAGGAAGATAATGTAGAACTATCAGATGATAAGGTTTGGCACCAAAACAAAGCGAAGCCGCTATGTAAGGACTTGTTTGAATCTCTCTGATTTTAGCAGTTAATGATTCGTAAACCACTGCCCAATCAGATACTAAAATTGCGATCATAATCGAAATTGGATTATTGGGAAGGATACTGATCACAATGAGTGCAGACAATAAGGAAGGAATGGCAAGTGAAACAGAAACAAAACCCGATAGAAAAAAATCAGATCGTTTTGGAAAAACTAAAGTTAACGTTGAGACTATAAAAGAAAACAAAATAGTAAGTAATCTTGCTGGAACAACGATGAGTATAGTCGACATCGATCCATAACAAAACAAAGCTAAATTATTTCTTCCCAATCGATCTGTTCCCAACATAAATCCATCTGAAAAAATTGGTAAGTTATTATTGGTTAGATCAACATAAGAAGGAACTGGTAATATTAAAATCCCAAAAACAATAGTTCCAAAAAACAAAATACGAATTGTATTAAGGAGCATTTCGATACTCCCCAGAGAAATAATTTTGTAAATGGTATCCAAGTCGATTTAAACTATAAAATAAAATCCCTGAATACATAAGTAAAGTTGATAACAAATAAGTATCCATGGATTTTATCGAGTAATATAAAGATTTTCCAATTCCCGGAAAAAAGAAAATTTCTTCAACCACCATGGCGCCAGATAACAAAGAACCAAAATCCAATACCAAAAGTATGAATGAAACTGGTAATACTTTTAAAAATATTTCAACCCTTACGATGTAACTCCAAGGATAAGATCGAGTCAAAAGTAATTGAACGTATTTAGATTTAGATTCTT
Encoded proteins:
- a CDS encoding PEGA domain-containing protein; this translates as MKHKISAALLILGLLGNTLPLFSIDDYYNFPSQSYKGGVTFESSRNLCIFPFVAIKEDVTKEYLMKGIPSVLLSYLRNLEYTYVEYPRKNVIYHSFGENPVSTLQEKIDAESPNAKRKKKEINDEKDLEDVRIGKKQVSPEKDPRYIKITIKQMWDKKPLRVDEVYGTASKYGCDYLLFGSYEVVENSLRTKVYLFDDYEGKTIPFEHQTSVIRAYQEMGPLGESIKEKLQGKETTSFNLTTNGEEGALVYLDGIYLGKTPLAEKKFPIGRRSLFIFKEGFHPYKSEVILEKGKKFEIEAKLSIKLSSSFISITSNVESDVYLGIQYLGKTPIQRISIPTGMNRLRLSKEGYIDAFRFIDAKEDEETSLDVQMREGQSEVYYKNKQNVFLDHTYKDFTTYSLYGALLFYASYAYLNYASRQAYSGARSQITLTNGLAITSFYQNNPNEFFFWYYTQNQVIENAESKGRNLKLIAGTLPTENRKDRKLVAGPMVILMGLMLVSAATFYYLGLDQETIEIGYLPINPAFANHGQSAMEGYSYMQFHLRY
- a CDS encoding ABC transporter permease subunit; translated protein: MLLNTIRILFFGTIVFGILILPVPSYVDLTNNNLPIFSDGFMLGTDRLGRNNLALFCYGSMSTILIVVPARLLTILFSFIVSTLTLVFPKRSDFFLSGFVSVSLAIPSLLSALIVISILPNNPISIMIAILVSDWAVVYESLTAKIREIQTSPYIAASLCFGAKPYHLIVLHYLPALRSMFRFLFFSGLPTVVMTTALFSYLGIQTSVGDTGPGLGEQISFSKDYFDKSPFSVLLPIIAILTLVYSLGSRNQKHET
- a CDS encoding GNAT family N-acetyltransferase yields the protein MSQVEFRILSPHDSELISVITNWYLEEWKIPLEKSLAKINSVLGDETQLQVVMTIDSVPIATGGIYNHVGLLDLQPKFKIHKHWLGLVYTIPKMRHKGYGALLCKQLEFLAKEKGFSELYLFSDTAVNLYVRLGWEEVEIVPFGSRLVTVM